A part of Biomphalaria glabrata chromosome 3, xgBioGlab47.1, whole genome shotgun sequence genomic DNA contains:
- the LOC106056904 gene encoding coiled-coil domain-containing protein 42 homolog, which yields MKMAVQGPYTLDLENQKKNVFVTQLHDREDEEDITAFPVVKESGDKLIESGINTLQKTLLLKKEVEIDKVNGLLDAKRYEFKQRIDNCAQRQLQLQKKQQQMKDRVAKFEKFIQENEAKRRRAIQKYQQEVRLREQKALEFSSLSDQLEQLKKRHKTLEAKLKAYKIFEQYLRSVVDAMPEDYLPSTEDKIKGLMMRYRTLSESNKGLVDNLETISDELEVCRKEYEVLNQEHQKSRLSNTSELSQLLEKQEVLQSRTEQMEQNYNMTSEDLRHKRTEVGIIFMAIDNIYDKCKKPTDLPLGKEDWDQKLNKIKDYLQEREGVAKIVQSATNSSTGSSSTEQTKARAKVKSASRLKVTIAQAPK from the exons atgaaaatggcGGTCCAGGGTCCGTATACCCTTGATCTGGAGAATCAAAAGAAAAACGTTTTTGTCACACAATTACATGACCG AGAGGATGAAGAAGATATCACAGCTTTTCCTGTGGTTAAAGAATCAGGAGACAAGCTTATTGAGTCTGGGAtcaatacattgcaaaaaacaCTTCTTCTCAAAAAAGAAGTAGAAATTGATAAAGTTAATGGTCTTTTGGATGCAAAACGTTATGAGTTCAAGCAGAGAATTGACAACTGTGCTCAGCGACAATTACAGCtgcagaaaaaacaacaacag ATGAAAGATAGAGTCGCCAAGTTTGAAAAGTTTATCCAAGAGAATGAAGCCAAAAGACGACGAGCCATACAGAAATATCAGCAGGAGGTCAGACTACGGGAGCAAAAAGCACTGGAGTTTTCATCTCTATCAGATCAGTTGGAACAGTTGAAAAAAAG gCATAAAACTCTAGAAGCAAAATTAAAAGCTTACAAGATCTTTGAGCAATACCTAAGAAGTGTTGTTGATGCAATGCCAGAAG ATTATCTCCCTTCAACTGAAGACAAAATTAAAGGACTAATGATGAGATATAGAACATTAAGTGAatctaacaaaggtttagtgGATAACCTGGAAACTATTTCTGATGAG cttgAGGTTTGTAGGAAGGAATATGAGGTGTTGAACCAGGAGCACCAGAAGAGTCGCCTATCCAATACTTCAGAGTTGTCGCAGTTGTTAGAGAAGCAGGAGGTCCTCCAGAGTAGGACTGAACAGATGGAACAGAACTACAACATGACAAGTGAAGACCTAAGACACAAG AGAACAGAGGTGGGGATCATCTTTATGGCAATTGATAACATCTATGACAAGTGTAAAAAACCAACAGATCTACCTCTGGGGAAAGAAGATTGGGATCAAAAGCTCAACAAAATCAAA GATTATTTACAAGAAAGAGAAGGGGTTGCTAAAATTGTTCAAAGTGCCACAAATTCTTCTACAGGAAGTAGTTCCACAGAACAAACTAAAGCCAGGGCAAAGGTTAAAAGTGCTTCAAGATTGAAAGTCACAATAGCACAGGCGCCTAAATAA
- the LOC106056902 gene encoding scaffold protein salvador-like: MDKKRLTRKKDSGLNEGIAGRYVKRDTPPLLRNYHTPVRQGTSFQRMGRTTRTPASYIPQAQVYNVPGQPVTQNVSTPRPNAPTVLAHESSGDIDKYYAGHQPQQQHFSFSSQPQTVRYQMFYQAPHGVSPQMQSQQHYQHYEPGALPVNQLTQGFHNLRMTSSPVSRTEVTSSGPQTFGVAYSQVVSDVATGVTRPAINMSQGAFSNQSAELQHQKLLGHLGGNQEDQRSITSPLTVIREDDNPEGQPYYKYTGASSGSSTTSNNSNSDYYNLQQLDENYQIAQYHQEIRSHYAQQNPGGNLLGKGMFGLVTSDLHDLKTTSGSSASSGVSSYLSQEELPLPPGWSVDWTVRGRKYYIDHNTQATHWSHPLEKESLPTDWERIESKERGVYYYNHITRTAQYHHPCSSTQGMVLAYGGLVPERIPPHLEYRQNKQLVPANPYLNTEIPEWLIVFSKAPHEHDHKLKWELFTLKQLENFAALLTRLYKQDLEHIVMSYENYRNALNRELDRRKKERQLQQQPLAITNLPFQHSLVQQQMMQIQPQQQVPYSQQPSQYQQQPSNQHLLLTQNIETKV, encoded by the exons ATGGATAAAAAACGTTtgacaagaaaaaaagattCTGGCCTTAATGAAGGAATTGCTGGTCGTTATGTGAAAAGAGACACACCTCCACTCCTCAGAA attACCATACTCCTGTTCGCCAAGGAACTTCATTCCAAAGAATGGGTCGCACTACGAGAACCCCAGCATCCTACATTCCTCAGGCTCAGGTGTACAATGTACCTGGCCAACCTGTCACCCAGAATGTTTCCACTCCTCGTCCAAATGCGCCAACTGTCCTGGCACATGAAAGCAGTGGTGACATTGACAAGTACTACGCTGGTCATCAGCCTCAGCAACAACATTTCTCATTTTCATCACAGCCGCAGACAGTGAGGTACCAGATGTTTTATCAGGCCCCACATGGGGTTAGTCCACAGATGCAGTCACAGCAACATTATCAACACTATGAGCCTGGAGCCTTGCCTGTCAACCAGTTGACCCAAGGCTTTCACAATTTAAGAATGACCTCCTCTCCTGTATCTCGTACGGAGGTGACCTCATCAGGTCCTCAGACATTTGGTGTGGCTTATTCTCAGGTGGTCAGTGATGTGGCCACAGGAGTGACACGTCCTGCAATAAACATGAGTCAAGGGGCTTTCAGTAATCAAAGTGCAGAATTGCAGCATCAAAAATTATTAGGACATTTAGGTGGAAATCAAGAAGATCAGCGCAGTATTACAAGTCCCCTGACTGTCATCAGAGAAG ATGACAACCCTGAAGGCCAGCCTTATTACAAGTACACAGGTGCCAGCAGCGGAAGTAGCACAAcaagcaacaacagcaacagtgACTACTACAATCTGCAGCAGCTGGATGAAAACTACCAAATAGCTCAATACCACCAAGAAATCCGAAGTCATTATGCCCAGCAGAATCCTGGAGGCAACCTCCTTGGGAAAGGAATGTTTGGTCTGGTGACAAGTGACCTTCACGATCTTAAAACAACCTCTGGGTCTTCAGCCTCATCTG GGGTGAGTAGCTATCTATCACAGGAAGAGCTTCCCCTACCACCAGGGTGGTCAGTGGACTGGACAGTGAGAGGCAGGAAATATTACATTGACCACAACACGCAAGCCACACACTGGAGCCATCCATTGGAGAAAGAATCTTTGCCCACTGATTGGGAGAGGATAGAGTCTAAAGAACGAGgtgtttattattataa ccaTATCACACGCACAGCTCAGTATCATCATCCTTGTAGTTCAACTCAAGGTATGGTACTCGCTTACGGAGGTCTGGTTCCAGAGCGTATTCCTCCCCACTTAGAGTATCGCCAAAACAAACAGCTAGTTCCTGCCAACCCATATCTCAacacag AAATCCCAGAATGGCTCATTGTCTTTTCTAAAGCACCTCATGAGCATGACCATAAATTAAAG tgggAACTGTTTACACTGAAGCAGTTAGAAAATTTTGCTGCACTCCTGACGAGACTTTACAAGCAGGACCTAGAACACATTGTGATGAGCTATGAGAACTATCGCAATGCTCTCAACAGAGAGCTAGATCGtcgaaagaaagagaggcagcTGCAGCAGCAGCCTTTGGCCATCACCAACCTACCATTCCAACATTCTCTAGTCCAGCAGCAGATGATGCAGATTCAACCCCAACAGCAAGTGCCCTACAGTCAACAGCCGTCCCAGTACCAGCAGCAGCCATCAAACCAACATTTGCTACTAacacaaaatattgaaacaaaagtgtga
- the LOC106056903 gene encoding radial spoke head protein 4 homolog A-like, which translates to MTDIEHEFPGYNDKNKEFQKAKAYLLQSSTATGLNVYDHLSRVLGKILDERPDNVVDIFEDISKDCKRTKFTSDVDTIQDKVDRSTEVALAQIQRKLFTRVGEDGEEEVAQDEDVETPLPNLMELCFFFEQAAIGLNREEVVRIWLAMKNLVDNHPLQHVRFWGKILGTEQNYYVAEVEYREGDEEEDEEEEAKEAKEEDKDIDKDAGEEGEDEETEEDDIPKPDFKSPPVVPKEENRTGANKKTYFVCNDPGKPWVKLPMVSPNQISAARQIKKYFTGRLDAPVVSYPPFPGNEANYLRSQIARISAGTHISPSGFYQFDEEEEEEEEGEGGRDHFVENIDFEGIPVRELADPSLSNWVHHVQHILPQGRCSWWNPVQKAEEDFEEDEEEEEREEPDEPEPEVGPPLLTPIAEDEEVGGMPAWTPTLSSQLISQFSVAVMHSNLWPGAHAFAIDKKFENIYIGYGHKYKPENYTPPNPPPIQEEFPSGPEITEADDPTPEEEAALRAAQQEAAEAEEMEEPEGDDDEDD; encoded by the exons atgacaGACATAGAACACGAGTTCCCTGGATATAATGACAAAAACAAAGAGTTTCAAAAAGCAAAGGCTTATTTACTTCAAAGTAGTACCGCCACAGGACTAAATGT TTATGATCATCTGTCTCGTGTGTTGGGAAAAATTCTTGATGAGAGACCAGATAATGTTGTAGATATTTTTGAAGATATTAGCAAAGATTGTAAAAGAACTAAATTTACCTCAGATGTTGATACCATCCAAGACAAAGTAGACAGATCCACTGAAGTTGCCCTTGCACAAATTCAGAGGAAATTGTTTACA aGAGTAGGTGAAGATGGTGAAGAGGAAGTAGCTCAAGATGAAGATGTTGAAACACCTCTTCCAAACTTGATGGAGCTATGCTTCTTCTTTGAACAAGCTGCCATTGGTCTAAACAGAGAAGAAGTTGTCCGCATCTGGTTGGCCATGAAGAACCTTGTTGACAATCACCCCTTGCAGCATGTGAGGTTTTGGGGCAAAATTTTAGGCACAGAACAGAATTACTATGTGGCAGAAGTAGAGTACAGAGAGGGTGATGAAGAAGAGGATGAGGAAGAAGAGGCAA AGGAAGCAAAGGAGGAGGATAAAGATATTGACAAGGATGCAGGGGAAGAGGGAGAAGATg AAGAGACTGAAGAAGATGATATTCCAAAACCGGATTTCAAGTCTCCACCTGTTGTGCCTAAAGAAGAGAACCGCACTGGAgccaataaaaaaacatattttgtctGCAATGATC CTGGAAAACCGTGGGTGAAACTACCAATGGTCAGTCCAAATCAAATTAGTGCTGCAAgacaaataaagaaatattttacagGAAGATTAGATGCACCA GTTGTTAGTTACCCACCATTCCCTGGTAATGAAGCCAACTACCTAAGATCTCAGATTGCCAGGATTAGTGCTGGAACACATATTTCACCATCCGGTTTCTACCAGTTTGATGAGGAGGAGGAAGAGGAGGAGGAAGGAGAAG GCGGGCGGGATCATTTTGTTGAGAACATTGACTTTGAGGGTATTCCTGTCCGAGAATTGGCAGATCCATCCCTCAGTAACTGGGTACATCATGTGCAGCACATCCTTCCTCAG GGCCGATGTTCATGGTGGAATCCTGTTCAGAAGGCAGAGGAGGATTTTGAGGAAGATGAAgaggaggaggagagagaggaacctGACGAGCCAGAACCAGAAGTCGGGCCTCCACTTCTGACTCCTATAGCAGAAGATGAGGAGGTAGGAGGCATGCCTGCCTGGACTCCAACACTCTCTTCACAACTAATTTCACAGTTTTCTGTGGCTGTCATGCATTCCAATCTGTGGCCTGGAGCACATGCTTTCGCTATTGACAA aAAATTTGAGAACATCTACATTGGATATGGGCATAAGTATAAACCAGAAAACTACACTCCGCCAAACCCACCCCCAATACAAGAAGAGTTCCCAAGTGGCCCAGAAATCACAGAGGCAGACGACCCAACTCCTGAGGAGGAGGCAGCACTCAGAGCTGCTCAGCAGGAAGCTGCTGAAGCTGAAGAGATGGAGGAGCCTGAAGGAGATGATGATGAAGACGATTAG